A section of the Leptospira kobayashii genome encodes:
- a CDS encoding DUF819 family protein, protein MEVVFSSIKILIILLALVGFPKIAYLLANRYRFFKILGPVILCYAAGILIGNIFPSGFWPGKIPELVADLSIPLAIPLLLASTDFLYGIKNTKTALISFALSSLAVAISTLLVARFLGYLHPESDKIAGMLAGLYTGGTPNLNALGHALDTNRSTIVLVNTVDVLVGGTYLVFLLSFSKRFFSQFLKPEPETEGSHATTPEPSKEENSLKGSVQRFLIGFVLSAIGFGISVGVSILLVGKLHAPIILLGITSWGIGISFVKKIRSLRTFPFGSYLILIFSVAVGALADFRSLVTDAPGVILFVAITMFGAILIHLLLGILFKIPTDTWIITSVSSIYGPAFVPPVTQAIEGKEGILLSGILTGLIGYGVGNYLGLAIHAVLQ, encoded by the coding sequence ATGGAAGTCGTTTTTAGTTCTATTAAAATTTTGATCATCTTGCTCGCGCTAGTCGGTTTCCCGAAAATTGCTTATTTACTTGCAAATCGTTATCGTTTTTTTAAAATACTCGGACCGGTAATCCTTTGTTATGCGGCTGGAATTTTGATCGGCAATATTTTTCCATCGGGTTTTTGGCCCGGAAAGATTCCTGAACTTGTAGCCGATCTTTCCATTCCACTCGCTATTCCTCTACTACTTGCCTCAACCGATTTTTTATATGGAATTAAAAATACGAAAACGGCGCTTATCTCTTTCGCACTTTCTTCGCTCGCTGTCGCCATTTCCACCTTACTGGTTGCCCGCTTTTTGGGTTACTTGCACCCTGAGTCCGATAAAATCGCAGGGATGCTGGCAGGATTGTACACCGGAGGCACTCCGAATCTAAATGCTCTGGGGCATGCCTTGGATACGAACAGATCCACAATCGTACTTGTAAACACAGTAGATGTGTTAGTTGGTGGAACCTATCTTGTTTTTTTACTCAGTTTTTCCAAAAGATTTTTTTCCCAGTTTCTGAAACCGGAGCCTGAGACGGAAGGCTCACATGCGACAACGCCTGAACCTTCCAAGGAAGAAAACAGTTTAAAAGGATCTGTTCAGAGATTTTTAATCGGATTTGTTTTGTCTGCCATCGGATTCGGTATTTCCGTAGGGGTATCCATTCTTCTTGTCGGGAAATTGCACGCCCCCATTATTTTACTTGGAATTACCAGTTGGGGGATAGGAATTTCTTTCGTGAAAAAAATCCGGTCGCTTCGAACGTTTCCGTTCGGCAGTTATTTGATCCTGATTTTTTCCGTTGCAGTGGGGGCACTTGCCGATTTTAGAAGTTTGGTGACTGACGCACCGGGTGTGATTTTATTTGTCGCAATTACAATGTTTGGTGCCATTCTGATTCATTTGCTTTTGGGAATCTTATTTAAGATACCTACGGATACTTGGATAATTACTTCTGTTTCCAGTATTTACGGCCCTGCGTTCGTTCCTCCGGTGACCCAAGCGATTGAAGGAAAGGAAGGAATTTTACTTTCCGGAATCCTTACGGGCCTTATCGGATATGGTGTGGGGAACTACTTAGGTCTTGCGATCCACGCCGTCTTACAATAA
- a CDS encoding dihydrolipoyl dehydrogenase has protein sequence MKEYDIIVIGTGGGTKLVTPPSKLGLKVAAFEKESPGGTCLNRGCIPSKMLIYPTEIIRFSEDSSKFPLHFDSKPRADFSTIVKRVSETVDADSRSIPIAYEKNPNIDYYPYYARFVSDKVIEANGETFTAKHIFVTVGTRPNIPDIQGLEGTPYWTSREALRSESLPKSLAVIGAGYIALELGSAYKAYGTEVEGFARAEILSSVDSEIREEFKKHPPYPINDHFQMQKISFEKGLFTLTGKDKYGNSYSRSFEKLLIATGVRPNTDDLGIESTSIELDSRGYIKVNEYLETGSTDVYAFGDVIGRYFFRHTANFEGEHLFQTLIADKKKTKIEYPPVPGAVFTHPQIATVGLTEEELISKKIPYWKGVNRYSSSAMGMARMSEVGFVKVLVDKETETILGAHIIGDEASDMIHQLILAMSLKANLDQMLRMIYIHPALPEVVRNAFRKVKEERIKEKGY, from the coding sequence ATGAAAGAATACGACATCATTGTCATTGGAACGGGTGGTGGGACAAAATTGGTCACTCCTCCTTCCAAACTAGGGCTAAAGGTTGCTGCTTTCGAAAAAGAATCCCCCGGCGGGACTTGCCTGAACCGTGGCTGCATTCCCTCCAAAATGCTGATCTATCCCACGGAAATCATACGTTTCTCGGAGGATAGTTCCAAATTTCCGCTCCATTTCGACTCGAAACCCAGAGCGGATTTTTCGACCATCGTCAAACGGGTGTCAGAGACTGTGGATGCGGATTCCAGGTCCATTCCGATTGCTTATGAAAAAAATCCGAACATAGACTATTATCCGTATTATGCCCGTTTTGTTTCGGATAAAGTCATAGAAGCAAACGGAGAAACTTTCACAGCCAAACATATATTTGTCACCGTAGGAACAAGACCGAATATACCCGATATACAAGGGTTAGAAGGAACTCCTTATTGGACCTCCAGAGAGGCGCTCCGTTCGGAATCTTTACCGAAGTCTCTCGCAGTGATCGGAGCGGGTTACATTGCACTGGAACTTGGCTCTGCATACAAAGCGTATGGAACGGAAGTCGAAGGTTTTGCCAGAGCTGAAATTTTAAGTTCCGTAGATTCCGAAATTAGAGAAGAATTCAAAAAACATCCCCCCTATCCTATCAATGATCATTTTCAAATGCAGAAAATCAGCTTTGAAAAAGGCCTGTTTACACTGACAGGAAAAGATAAGTATGGAAATTCCTACTCCCGATCTTTCGAAAAACTTTTGATCGCTACCGGAGTTCGACCCAACACCGACGATTTGGGGATAGAAAGTACATCGATAGAATTGGATTCACGAGGGTATATCAAAGTAAATGAATATCTTGAAACCGGTTCCACCGACGTATACGCGTTTGGTGATGTAATCGGAAGATATTTCTTCCGTCATACTGCCAATTTTGAAGGAGAACATCTGTTTCAAACTCTGATTGCAGATAAGAAAAAAACGAAAATAGAATATCCTCCCGTTCCGGGAGCTGTATTTACACACCCTCAGATTGCAACCGTAGGTCTTACGGAAGAAGAATTGATATCAAAAAAGATTCCCTATTGGAAAGGAGTGAACCGTTATTCTTCCTCCGCAATGGGAATGGCTAGAATGTCCGAAGTGGGTTTTGTAAAAGTTCTGGTTGATAAAGAAACGGAAACCATTTTGGGGGCACATATCATCGGAGACGAAGCAAGTGATATGATTCACCAATTGATTTTGGCAATGAGTTTAAAAGCCAACTTGGATCAAATGTTAAGAATGATCTACATTCATCCGGCACTTCCGGAAGTTGTAAGAAACGCATTTCGTAAAGTAAAAGAAGAACGTATCAAAGAGAAGGGATACTAA
- a CDS encoding SDR family NAD(P)-dependent oxidoreductase, with the protein MDLGLKDKKILITGSTKGIGFKIAEGFAKEGSIVYINGRTKEAVDKAIKELKQSVSNGTFLEAVGNVSTEEGISKLHKTIGEVDVLINNAGYFEPKSFFEITREDWSQMYETNVLSGARLTQIYLKGMIKRNWGRVIFVSSESAINIPVEMVHYGMSKTAQLSIARGSAELCKGTNVTVNSILPGPTLSEGVEEFIHSLAVSSGKSDKDMANDFIKENRPSSINQRFAKPEEVADVAVFIASEKASMINGSAVRVDGGVIKSI; encoded by the coding sequence ATGGATTTAGGTTTAAAAGACAAAAAAATTTTGATTACGGGTTCAACAAAGGGAATCGGATTCAAGATCGCAGAAGGGTTCGCCAAAGAAGGAAGTATCGTTTACATCAACGGTAGAACGAAAGAAGCCGTGGACAAAGCGATCAAAGAATTAAAACAATCCGTTTCAAACGGAACATTTCTGGAAGCCGTGGGAAATGTATCGACCGAGGAAGGTATTTCCAAATTACATAAAACGATCGGTGAAGTGGATGTACTCATCAATAATGCAGGTTACTTCGAACCGAAATCTTTCTTTGAAATCACAAGAGAGGATTGGTCACAAATGTATGAAACCAATGTGCTTAGCGGAGCTAGACTGACCCAAATTTATCTGAAAGGAATGATAAAAAGAAATTGGGGAAGAGTGATTTTTGTCTCCAGCGAATCTGCGATCAACATTCCGGTAGAAATGGTGCATTATGGAATGAGCAAAACAGCTCAACTTTCCATAGCAAGAGGAAGTGCTGAACTTTGCAAAGGAACCAATGTGACAGTAAATTCAATCCTTCCCGGGCCGACACTTTCCGAAGGAGTGGAAGAATTTATTCATAGTTTGGCGGTAAGCTCAGGTAAGTCGGACAAAGACATGGCAAATGATTTTATCAAAGAAAACCGCCCTTCTTCCATCAATCAAAGATTTGCAAAACCGGAAGAGGTTGCGGATGTTGCAGTTTTTATTGCTAGTGAAAAGGCATCTATGATCAACGGATCAGCCGTTCGGGTCGACGGAGGAGTCATTAAGTCGATTTAG